A DNA window from Candidatus Niyogibacteria bacterium CG10_big_fil_rev_8_21_14_0_10_46_36 contains the following coding sequences:
- a CDS encoding threonine--tRNA ligase has protein sequence MLKNQTDIDHIRHSLAHLLAMAVLKKFPKAKLGIGPTIEDGFYYDFELPKPIRPEDLKTFEKDMRDFIAKELSFTGKKTTAPTAKKMLALQPFKQELIKDFVKEKKQLTLYTTGDFTDLCKGGHVKNTKEIDPNAFALTKIAGAYWKGDEKNPQLTRIYGVAFHTKQELDEHLTMQAEAEKRDHKKLGPQLDLFTFSELVGPGLPLWTPKGTLVRNLLDDRVWQLRKKHGYGQVDIPHITKKELYEKSGHWNKFKNELFRVITREGHEFAMKPMNCPHHIQIYARRQWSYRELPQRYANTTKVYRDEQTGELAGLSRVRAITQDDAHVFCRMDQAKEEFTKVWDIIHDFYGAFGFVLRVRLSRHDPKNPKNYLGDKKIWNTAEATLKEIIKEKKVNAEDAPGEAAFYGPKLDFLAKDSLNREWQVATIQFDMNMPEQFDLTCINEQGERERIVMIHAAIMGSIERFLAVLIEHTAGVFPFWLAPVQATILTVNDKVLPYAEKIKQKLEEKDIRVSLDARNESIGKKIREAELEKTPFSIIIGEKEKQAEKISVRAHGKKDLGEMTLSVFLGQAQ, from the coding sequence ATGCTCAAAAATCAAACGGATATTGACCACATACGCCACTCCCTTGCCCACCTTTTGGCGATGGCGGTACTCAAAAAATTCCCAAAAGCAAAACTCGGCATCGGACCCACGATTGAAGATGGGTTTTATTATGATTTTGAGCTTCCAAAGCCCATACGCCCCGAGGACCTTAAAACTTTTGAAAAGGACATGCGTGACTTTATCGCCAAGGAGCTTTCGTTTACAGGCAAAAAGACAACCGCACCTACTGCCAAAAAAATGCTTGCTTTGCAGCCCTTCAAGCAAGAACTTATCAAGGATTTTGTGAAAGAAAAAAAACAGCTAACCCTTTACACGACGGGTGATTTTACCGATTTGTGCAAAGGCGGACATGTTAAAAATACAAAAGAGATAGACCCCAACGCATTTGCACTTACAAAGATTGCCGGCGCCTATTGGAAGGGAGATGAAAAAAATCCCCAGCTTACGCGCATCTATGGCGTTGCATTCCACACAAAGCAAGAACTTGATGAGCATCTCACGATGCAAGCAGAAGCAGAAAAACGCGACCACAAAAAACTCGGCCCGCAATTGGACTTGTTTACTTTTTCCGAACTTGTAGGCCCGGGGCTCCCCTTGTGGACCCCAAAAGGCACGCTTGTGCGCAACCTTTTGGATGACCGCGTATGGCAACTCCGTAAAAAACATGGATACGGGCAGGTAGACATCCCCCACATCACCAAAAAAGAACTCTACGAAAAAAGCGGCCATTGGAACAAGTTTAAAAACGAACTCTTCCGCGTAATCACCCGCGAAGGCCATGAGTTTGCAATGAAGCCCATGAACTGCCCGCACCATATCCAGATATACGCACGCAGACAATGGAGCTATCGCGAACTCCCCCAACGGTACGCAAATACCACTAAAGTATACCGCGACGAACAGACGGGAGAACTTGCGGGATTATCGCGCGTACGCGCCATTACTCAAGACGATGCACATGTATTTTGCAGAATGGACCAGGCAAAAGAAGAGTTTACAAAAGTATGGGACATTATCCATGATTTTTACGGTGCATTTGGGTTTGTGCTCCGTGTACGCCTGTCGCGCCACGACCCCAAAAACCCGAAAAATTATCTGGGTGACAAAAAGATATGGAACACGGCAGAGGCAACGCTCAAAGAGATAATTAAAGAAAAAAAGGTGAACGCCGAAGACGCTCCCGGAGAGGCGGCATTCTACGGTCCAAAGCTGGACTTTCTTGCAAAGGATTCGCTTAACCGCGAATGGCAGGTGGCGACCATTCAGTTCGATATGAATATGCCCGAACAATTTGATCTTACCTGCATTAACGAACAAGGAGAACGGGAACGCATCGTCATGATACACGCAGCAATCATGGGCTCTATTGAGCGCTTTCTTGCGGTTTTGATAGAACACACGGCAGGTGTATTTCCGTTTTGGCTCGCACCCGTGCAAGCAACCATCCTCACCGTAAACGATAAGGTGCTCCCCTATGCAGAAAAAATAAAACAGAAGCTGGAAGAAAAAGACATTCGTGTATCGCTTGATGCGCGAAACGAATCTATCGGCAAAAAGATACGCGAAGCGGAACTGGAAAAAACTCCGTTTAGTATCATCATTGGCGAAAAAGAAAAACAAGCGGAAAAAATTTCCGTCCGCGCGCACGGCAAAAAAGACCTGGGTGAAATGACCCTCTCGGTGTTTCTCGGACAGGCACAATGA
- a CDS encoding 50S ribosomal protein L32: MTVRMRHTKSHRNNRRAHHALEPGAVSTCVKCKQDKLPHRICENCGSYNNREVVDVLAKLTKRQKKQKEKELAAQEAQEASQKPMDVASLSQK, translated from the coding sequence ATGACAGTCCGAATGAGACATACAAAATCACATAGAAACAACCGCCGGGCGCATCACGCGCTAGAACCTGGTGCGGTTTCGACATGCGTGAAATGCAAGCAGGATAAGCTTCCGCATAGAATTTGCGAGAACTGTGGATCCTACAATAACCGCGAGGTAGTAGATGTGCTCGCAAAGCTCACCAAAAGACAAAAGAAACAAAAAGAGAAGGAGTTAGCGGCGCAAGAAGCCCAGGAGGCATCGCAAAAGCCCATGGATGTAGCGTCGCTCTCGCAGAAGTAA
- the miaA gene encoding tRNA (adenosine(37)-N6)-dimethylallyltransferase MiaA: protein MIVILGPTSSGKSALGVRLAKKFNGEIISADSRQVYKGLDLSSGKITKKEMGGIKHYCIDAVTPKTHYTVVQFKKQTARALTEIQAKGKTPFVVGGTAFYIKALTETPTIPEVPANWALRRALEKKSADALFLMLKKLDPRRARTIEQKNKRRLIRAIEIIKTTGKPVPLLKSDFRNYGSRTSILFLGIKIDRKMLEKKITKRLDERLRRGMIQEIKKLHTQGVSWKRLDELGLEPRWVARFLQNKISKTDMRKLLLRDIFRFVKHQYTWWKKEERIHWIRSQKEAETLVKKFI, encoded by the coding sequence ATGATAGTTATTCTCGGGCCAACCTCATCCGGCAAATCAGCCCTCGGCGTACGGCTCGCTAAGAAATTCAACGGCGAGATTATTTCTGCTGATTCCCGCCAAGTATACAAAGGGCTTGATTTGTCTTCAGGTAAAATAACCAAAAAAGAGATGGGCGGTATTAAGCACTACTGCATTGACGCGGTAACCCCCAAGACGCACTACACCGTGGTGCAATTCAAAAAACAGACGGCGCGCGCGCTTACAGAAATACAAGCAAAAGGAAAAACCCCGTTCGTTGTAGGCGGTACGGCATTCTACATAAAAGCGCTTACCGAAACTCCGACAATACCCGAAGTCCCCGCAAACTGGGCGCTTCGTCGCGCACTCGAAAAAAAATCAGCAGACGCGCTTTTCTTGATGCTTAAAAAGCTTGACCCGCGCCGCGCGCGCACCATTGAACAAAAAAATAAGCGGCGCTTAATACGCGCGATAGAGATAATAAAGACAACAGGCAAGCCGGTCCCTTTATTGAAGTCCGACTTCCGTAATTATGGAAGTCGGACTTCAATATTGTTTCTTGGGATAAAAATTGATAGAAAAATGCTTGAGAAAAAAATAACAAAACGCCTGGATGAACGCCTCCGCCGCGGCATGATACAGGAGATAAAAAAACTCCACACTCAAGGCGTCAGCTGGAAACGCTTAGACGAGCTTGGGCTTGAACCGCGCTGGGTAGCCCGATTTTTGCAAAATAAAATATCAAAAACAGATATGCGCAAACTTCTCTTGCGCGATATATTCCGCTTTGTAAAGCACCAATATACCTGGTGGAAAAAAGAAGAGCGCATCCATTGGATACGCTCTCAAAAAGAAGCTGAAACACTGGTTAAAAAGTTTATCTAA
- a CDS encoding ribonuclease HII, whose product MAKYLIGIDEVGRGPLAGPITIGVVVVPQKRKNLFVGIKDSKALSVSKREEWFKALQGHTRGNRMFYAISSVSHAVIDKIGIVPATRLAISRSLKKIAKKNVRIGSKSARVLLDGGLKAPREYANQQTIIRGDKQIPIIAAASIMAKVMRDRKMMRLAREYPQYGFDIHKGYGTKAHMRALKKYGLSNIHRKSFCGRFI is encoded by the coding sequence ATGGCAAAGTATCTCATCGGCATAGACGAAGTAGGACGGGGGCCGCTGGCGGGCCCTATTACTATCGGCGTTGTTGTAGTGCCTCAAAAAAGAAAGAACTTGTTTGTGGGTATCAAGGATTCTAAGGCGCTCTCTGTTAGCAAGCGCGAAGAATGGTTTAAGGCGTTGCAGGGCCATACGCGCGGGAATAGAATGTTTTACGCGATATCATCCGTAAGCCATGCGGTAATTGATAAAATTGGCATTGTGCCTGCGACTCGTCTTGCGATTTCGCGCTCGCTTAAAAAGATTGCAAAAAAGAATGTCAGGATAGGTTCAAAAAGTGCGCGGGTATTGCTGGACGGGGGACTCAAGGCGCCCCGGGAGTACGCAAACCAACAAACCATTATACGGGGAGACAAGCAGATTCCGATAATAGCAGCCGCCTCCATTATGGCAAAAGTGATGCGTGACCGAAAAATGATGCGTCTTGCGCGCGAATACCCGCAATACGGCTTTGATATTCACAAGGGATACGGCACAAAAGCGCACATGCGTGCGCTCAAAAAATATGGATTAAGCAACATCCACCGAAAGAGTTTTTGCGGGAGGTTTATATAA
- a CDS encoding Asp-tRNA(Asn)/Glu-tRNA(Gln) amidotransferase subunit GatB, with protein sequence MEYQPTIGLEIHAELKMRTKMFCDSKNDPFEAHPNVNVCPVCMGHPGTLPVANKEAIRHILRIGLALEGEIPEYSQFDRKNYFYPDLPKGYQISQYKHPFVERGRLYLPKANKEIRITRVHLEEDAGKLVHEKDGTLVDFNRAGVPLMEMVTEPDFGDAAEVREFAEEFQRILRYLDASDADMEKGHMRIEANISIAKPGEQWGTKVEVKNLNSFRAVERAIAYEIERQAEVLDKGEKVSQETRGWDEEKQKTFSQRSKEEAHDYRYFPEPDLPPVRPHGEFDIEVLRAGLPELPAKRRERLVDEYGLSGDALIMALDDVHFLAFLEAGLSELFSWAPEAKKEDIKKIALNYLTSDLQGIVKEKGTSWNELLLTPENFAELIKMVHAGEISSRVAKDVLLQMVEENGDPSQIVEEKGLKQVSDAGALEVMVQKVIAENPDAVADVKSGKENAIKFLVGQAMKATKGSANPGVVEGLLKKLIS encoded by the coding sequence ATGGAATATCAACCGACTATCGGGCTCGAAATACATGCCGAACTCAAAATGCGGACAAAGATGTTTTGTGATTCTAAGAATGACCCGTTTGAGGCCCATCCAAATGTAAATGTATGCCCCGTGTGTATGGGTCATCCGGGAACGCTTCCGGTTGCGAACAAGGAGGCAATCCGCCACATTTTGCGGATCGGGCTTGCACTTGAGGGCGAAATACCCGAGTATTCGCAATTTGATCGCAAGAACTATTTTTATCCTGATCTTCCGAAAGGATATCAAATATCGCAGTACAAGCATCCTTTTGTGGAGCGCGGCAGACTCTATCTGCCCAAGGCAAACAAGGAGATACGCATCACCCGCGTGCATTTAGAAGAAGACGCGGGAAAGCTTGTGCATGAAAAAGACGGCACGCTCGTTGATTTTAACCGCGCAGGAGTTCCGCTTATGGAAATGGTAACGGAGCCTGATTTTGGGGATGCCGCGGAGGTCCGTGAGTTTGCCGAAGAATTCCAGCGGATTTTGCGGTATTTGGACGCGTCTGACGCAGATATGGAAAAAGGCCATATGCGGATAGAGGCAAATATTTCCATTGCAAAGCCTGGTGAACAATGGGGTACAAAGGTGGAGGTGAAAAATCTTAATTCGTTCCGTGCAGTTGAGCGTGCGATAGCGTACGAGATAGAGCGCCAGGCGGAGGTTTTAGACAAGGGAGAAAAAGTATCGCAGGAGACGCGCGGATGGGACGAGGAAAAACAAAAAACATTCTCTCAGCGCTCAAAAGAAGAGGCGCATGATTATCGCTATTTTCCGGAACCTGATTTGCCGCCGGTGCGTCCGCATGGCGAATTTGATATAGAAGTGCTCCGCGCGGGACTCCCCGAATTGCCGGCAAAGCGCCGTGAGCGTCTTGTAGACGAATACGGTCTATCGGGTGATGCGCTTATTATGGCGCTTGATGATGTTCATTTTTTAGCGTTTTTGGAAGCGGGGTTGTCGGAACTTTTTTCATGGGCACCCGAAGCTAAAAAAGAAGATATAAAAAAAATAGCGTTGAATTATCTTACATCCGATTTGCAGGGTATAGTAAAAGAAAAGGGCACCTCTTGGAATGAATTACTGCTTACGCCTGAAAATTTTGCCGAACTCATAAAAATGGTGCATGCTGGAGAGATATCCTCGCGCGTGGCAAAAGATGTGCTTTTGCAGATGGTTGAGGAGAATGGCGACCCGTCGCAGATTGTGGAAGAAAAAGGGCTCAAGCAGGTAAGTGACGCGGGTGCATTGGAAGTAATGGTGCAAAAGGTAATCGCGGAGAATCCCGATGCGGTAGCGGATGTTAAAAGCGGAAAAGAGAATGCCATCAAATTTTTAGTGGGGCAAGCGATGAAGGCAACCAAGGGTTCTGCAAACCCCGGGGTTGTAGAAGGCTTGCTGAAAAAACTTATTTCATAA
- the nusB gene encoding transcription antitermination factor NusB has protein sequence MANRHLSRSIAMQTLFEWDFNGYDDSRIDEMLERNTKEFAPGVDDDDDFAGVLVRGVLKKRKKIDSVIEKAAPEWPIEQVARVDRNVLRLGLWELLFGKRDEVPPKVAINEAIELAKNFGGESSGRFVNGVLGTVYKEIGEPGKDDTGKKPFDGDITKLPTDHLGGGVVYRRDGGLLLFAMVHDVFGYWTLSKGKLGQGKVDVEKGTAQKIQEELGITDVRMGEEMGINEYVASDPERGKIRKQVTYFLIETRDTELHLKESGGLDDVRWFRQDEITGIKTYPDIKPLLEKAITILTK, from the coding sequence ATGGCAAACCGACATCTTTCACGATCAATCGCGATGCAAACCCTCTTCGAGTGGGATTTTAACGGGTATGACGATTCGCGGATAGATGAGATGCTCGAACGAAACACTAAAGAATTTGCGCCCGGCGTCGATGATGACGATGATTTTGCGGGCGTATTAGTGCGTGGGGTGCTCAAGAAGCGCAAAAAGATAGACTCGGTGATTGAGAAAGCGGCACCCGAATGGCCTATTGAGCAGGTTGCGCGCGTAGACCGCAATGTCTTGCGCCTGGGTTTATGGGAGCTGTTATTCGGCAAGCGCGATGAGGTGCCCCCGAAGGTTGCCATTAACGAAGCGATTGAACTTGCAAAGAACTTCGGCGGGGAATCGTCGGGGCGGTTTGTAAACGGCGTGTTGGGGACGGTGTACAAAGAGATAGGAGAGCCTGGCAAAGACGACACGGGAAAAAAGCCGTTTGACGGCGACATTACAAAATTGCCCACAGACCATTTAGGCGGCGGTGTTGTGTACCGGCGGGATGGCGGTCTATTATTGTTTGCCATGGTGCATGATGTGTTCGGGTACTGGACGCTTTCTAAGGGAAAGCTCGGCCAAGGCAAGGTTGATGTAGAAAAAGGCACCGCTCAGAAGATACAAGAAGAGCTTGGCATTACGGATGTCCGTATGGGTGAAGAGATGGGCATAAATGAATATGTCGCATCCGACCCGGAACGAGGGAAGATCCGCAAGCAAGTAACATATTTTTTAATAGAGACGAGGGATACGGAATTACATCTCAAGGAATCAGGGGGGCTTGATGATGTGCGCTGGTTCAGGCAGGATGAAATTACGGGAATAAAGACATACCCCGACATTAAGCCGCTTTTAGAGAAAGCGATAACAATATTAACAAAGTAA
- a CDS encoding acyl-CoA thioesterase — protein sequence MAKTPPSEKAKELSREHSAAELKKTDKIKPAPEHEGARNHHIAENTMKEAVTLAMENLYIPRGVKKEPTALKSKWVRNSAIKHYDTVFPEQLNPNGTIHGGQIMKKMDLASSISARLHVGNAYCVTKSTDGFDFKAPAFLGDILVYKASVNRVWGTSMEVGVRVDAISPMSGKQWHICSNYFTYVALGADKNKVSIGPVIPITKAEKRRFKEAGGRRKKRLQNNKK from the coding sequence ATGGCAAAAACGCCCCCTTCAGAGAAGGCGAAAGAGCTCTCAAGGGAACACTCTGCCGCAGAATTAAAAAAAACGGACAAAATAAAGCCCGCCCCCGAGCACGAAGGAGCACGCAACCACCACATAGCCGAAAACACGATGAAAGAAGCAGTGACTCTGGCAATGGAGAACCTTTACATCCCCAGGGGCGTGAAAAAAGAACCAACCGCCCTAAAAAGCAAGTGGGTGCGCAATTCAGCAATAAAACACTACGATACCGTATTCCCCGAACAGCTAAACCCGAATGGAACCATCCATGGCGGCCAGATCATGAAAAAAATGGATTTAGCATCAAGCATATCCGCACGGCTCCATGTGGGAAACGCCTATTGCGTTACAAAAAGCACGGACGGTTTTGATTTTAAGGCGCCCGCGTTTCTTGGGGACATTCTTGTGTACAAGGCCTCAGTAAACCGCGTTTGGGGTACTTCCATGGAGGTAGGCGTCCGCGTAGATGCCATAAGCCCTATGAGCGGCAAACAATGGCATATTTGCTCAAATTACTTTACCTATGTCGCACTTGGTGCAGACAAAAACAAGGTGTCCATCGGTCCGGTAATTCCAATAACAAAGGCAGAAAAACGCCGATTTAAAGAAGCCGGGGGAAGACGCAAAAAACGGCTCCAAAACAACAAAAAATAA
- a CDS encoding elongation factor P, which yields MLSYTELTKGTVFVMDGEPYEVVETQFVRMQQRKPVVQAKIKNLISGKVIPKTLHQSDSYEEAEIEKKEAVFVYEHRGKFIFHEPNDKSSRFELDDAALGDQKKFLKPNMTVTQQIFREKVIGVVLPIKVEYLVKEAPPNIKGDTATGGNKLVTLENGLEIAVPMFINQGDTIRVNTVTGQYTERAEKK from the coding sequence ATGCTATCGTACACCGAACTCACCAAAGGAACCGTCTTTGTTATGGACGGCGAGCCATACGAAGTCGTTGAGACGCAATTTGTCCGCATGCAGCAACGAAAGCCTGTTGTGCAGGCAAAGATAAAAAATCTTATAAGCGGCAAGGTTATCCCAAAAACACTTCACCAAAGTGATTCCTACGAAGAAGCTGAAATAGAAAAAAAAGAAGCAGTTTTTGTATATGAACACCGCGGAAAATTCATATTTCACGAACCGAACGACAAGAGCAGCCGCTTTGAGCTTGACGATGCAGCCTTAGGCGATCAAAAAAAATTCTTAAAACCAAATATGACCGTCACCCAGCAGATATTTCGTGAAAAAGTTATTGGCGTAGTGCTCCCTATCAAAGTGGAATATCTCGTAAAAGAGGCGCCTCCGAACATCAAGGGGGATACGGCAACCGGAGGCAACAAGCTCGTAACGCTTGAGAATGGCTTGGAGATTGCGGTACCCATGTTCATAAACCAAGGAGATACCATACGAGTGAACACCGTAACCGGACAATATACCGAACGAGCGGAAAAGAAATAA
- a CDS encoding DNA polymerase III subunit alpha, with protein MSFVHLHVHSHYSLLDGLAKIDELVREAKELGMPALALTDHGNMYGAIEFYKKAKKAGIKPIIGIEAYIAARSMQEKVHGVDDKRYHLILLAKNETGYQNLLKLVTLSNLEGFYYKPRIDKDALRAHSEGLIALSACLTGEISRALLAAKPDKAEALAREYQDIFGKDNFYIELSHHPNIPNHVEVQNGLKKLAKKLSIPMVATQDVHYLKKEDRQAQDILVAVQTNTKVDDEDRLTMKEDDFSLTSPEEMQAAFADTPEAITNTVKIADQVDLELHLGKIKLPHFEVPEGHTVDSYLKELAEAGLSKRFGGKPSKEAKERLAYELDIIEKTKFSSYFLIVQDFVNWAKRNGIVVGPGRGSAAGSLIAYALNITNVDPLKYDLLFERFMNPERISPPDIDIDFADTRRDEVIEYARQKYGEDHVAQIITFGTMAARAAIRDTGRALGMSYSFCDQIAKLIPFSVGMTLAKALKANPEFAETYKTNFEARRLVDSARKLEGVVRHASVHACGVVITKDPLSETVPLQYAVSRGTSGETQTIVTQYEMHTIEDLGLLKMDFLGLKNLSIIEEALNLIETRTGERIDIDAIPIDDEHTFTTLAEGHTVGVFQLESGGMTRYLKDLKPSTIEDIIAMVALYRPGPMELIPSFINRKHGKEKITYLHPKLEPVLQNTYGIGVYQEQMMRIARDLAGYSLPEADTLRKAIGKKIKSLLDEQQEKLIGGMIKNKIDKKTAIQIWELFPPFARYGFNRSHAAAYALIAYQTAWLKTHYPLEFMTAFMNADEKDVDRIAFLVKECTSLGIRVLPPDINRSNAGFTPQRDGEELAIRFGLRTIKNVGANVVDMIIQERERNGPYQRLAGLLERLPTKDLNKKSIEALAKAGAMDSLGERNQMLESMETILTYHKESSRAKEQNQHSLFGMKGGPSYAPTLQLKDVPAAAMDDKLRWEKELLGLYVSGHPLDKFRSLLETKETNTDFARTLKDGTPIVIGGVVESAKKILTKNGDPMAFISLMDLAGSIEVVVFPNTLKSYGHLLEEDRGIALKGKISHRNGEVSIIADGIKPIEPAA; from the coding sequence ATGTCCTTCGTCCACCTCCATGTTCATTCGCACTATAGTTTGCTAGACGGGCTCGCAAAGATTGACGAGCTTGTTCGTGAAGCAAAAGAACTCGGCATGCCCGCGCTTGCCTTAACCGACCATGGAAACATGTACGGGGCAATTGAGTTTTATAAAAAAGCGAAAAAGGCGGGCATTAAGCCTATCATCGGGATTGAAGCATATATCGCCGCCAGAAGCATGCAAGAAAAAGTCCACGGGGTAGACGACAAACGCTACCATCTTATACTCCTTGCAAAAAATGAAACAGGCTACCAAAACCTTTTAAAGCTTGTAACCCTTTCTAACCTTGAGGGCTTCTATTATAAGCCCCGCATTGATAAAGACGCTTTGCGCGCCCATTCCGAGGGCCTTATCGCGCTCTCCGCGTGCCTCACGGGCGAAATTTCGCGCGCTCTCCTTGCCGCAAAGCCCGACAAAGCCGAAGCCCTCGCGCGTGAATACCAAGACATTTTCGGCAAAGATAATTTTTATATTGAACTTTCCCACCACCCCAACATCCCCAATCATGTGGAGGTCCAAAACGGACTCAAAAAACTTGCAAAAAAACTTTCTATTCCCATGGTGGCAACGCAAGATGTCCACTACTTAAAAAAAGAAGACCGGCAAGCACAAGATATTCTCGTTGCAGTGCAGACTAACACCAAAGTAGACGACGAAGACCGTCTCACCATGAAAGAGGATGATTTTTCGCTTACTTCACCCGAAGAAATGCAAGCAGCATTCGCGGATACGCCCGAAGCAATCACAAACACGGTAAAAATTGCCGACCAAGTAGACTTAGAACTTCATTTGGGCAAAATTAAACTCCCCCACTTCGAAGTCCCCGAAGGCCACACGGTTGACTCGTACTTAAAAGAACTCGCCGAAGCGGGCCTTAGCAAACGATTCGGCGGCAAGCCGTCTAAAGAGGCGAAAGAGCGCCTCGCATACGAGTTGGATATCATAGAAAAGACAAAATTTTCTTCGTACTTTTTGATTGTGCAGGACTTTGTAAACTGGGCAAAACGAAACGGCATTGTTGTGGGGCCGGGCAGAGGGTCTGCGGCGGGTTCTCTTATTGCCTACGCTTTGAATATCACAAATGTCGACCCGCTCAAGTACGACTTACTTTTTGAGCGGTTTATGAACCCCGAGCGTATCAGTCCGCCTGATATTGATATAGACTTTGCAGACACCCGGAGAGATGAGGTTATTGAGTACGCCCGTCAAAAATACGGCGAAGACCATGTAGCGCAAATCATTACATTCGGAACCATGGCGGCACGCGCGGCAATCCGCGACACTGGCCGCGCGCTTGGGATGTCGTATTCCTTCTGCGACCAGATAGCAAAACTTATTCCGTTTAGCGTAGGCATGACGCTTGCAAAGGCGCTTAAAGCAAACCCCGAATTTGCAGAAACCTACAAAACAAATTTTGAAGCACGGAGACTCGTGGATTCCGCGCGCAAGTTGGAAGGCGTAGTACGGCACGCTTCGGTACATGCATGCGGCGTCGTTATCACCAAAGACCCGCTCTCCGAAACTGTCCCGCTCCAGTACGCCGTATCGCGTGGCACATCGGGTGAGACGCAAACCATCGTCACCCAGTACGAAATGCACACAATTGAAGACCTCGGTCTTTTGAAAATGGATTTTTTGGGACTTAAAAACCTAAGCATTATTGAAGAGGCCCTTAACCTCATAGAAACACGCACAGGAGAACGCATTGACATTGATGCAATCCCCATTGACGACGAACATACATTCACAACGCTTGCAGAAGGCCACACCGTGGGCGTGTTTCAGCTTGAGTCGGGTGGCATGACCCGCTACCTAAAAGACCTTAAGCCCTCAACCATTGAGGACATCATCGCGATGGTGGCTTTGTACCGCCCCGGGCCAATGGAACTTATCCCGTCATTCATCAACCGGAAACACGGCAAAGAAAAAATCACCTACCTTCATCCAAAACTCGAACCGGTCCTCCAAAATACATACGGCATCGGCGTCTACCAGGAACAAATGATGCGTATCGCGCGCGATTTGGCAGGCTATTCACTCCCCGAAGCAGACACCCTGCGCAAAGCCATCGGTAAAAAAATAAAATCTTTGCTGGACGAACAGCAGGAGAAGTTAATAGGCGGAATGATAAAAAACAAAATAGATAAAAAAACAGCAATCCAAATATGGGAGCTCTTCCCCCCGTTCGCGCGCTACGGGTTTAACCGTAGCCATGCTGCAGCCTATGCCCTTATCGCCTACCAAACCGCGTGGCTCAAGACACACTACCCTTTGGAATTTATGACAGCATTTATGAACGCGGACGAAAAAGATGTAGACCGCATCGCGTTCTTGGTAAAAGAATGTACAAGTTTGGGCATCCGTGTGCTTCCGCCTGATATCAACCGCAGTAACGCGGGGTTTACGCCTCAGCGGGACGGCGAAGAACTCGCGATACGATTTGGGCTGCGCACCATTAAAAATGTCGGCGCGAATGTCGTAGACATGATAATCCAGGAACGCGAACGGAACGGCCCATACCAGCGGCTCGCGGGACTCCTTGAACGCCTCCCGACAAAAGACCTGAACAAAAAATCCATAGAAGCGCTCGCAAAAGCGGGTGCCATGGATTCGCTCGGAGAACGCAATCAAATGCTTGAGAGTATGGAAACAATACTCACCTACCACAAAGAATCAAGCAGGGCAAAAGAACAAAACCAGCACTCGCTTTTCGGCATGAAAGGCGGTCCGTCTTATGCTCCAACACTACAGCTAAAAGATGTGCCGGCAGCGGCAATGGACGATAAGCTCCGCTGGGAAAAGGAACTTTTGGGGTTGTATGTATCAGGACACCCGCTGGACAAATTCCGCTCGCTTCTGGAAACAAAAGAGACGAACACCGATTTTGCGCGCACCCTCAAGGACGGAACCCCTATTGTCATTGGAGGCGTTGTTGAGAGCGCAAAAAAAATACTAACCAAGAACGGCGACCCGATGGCATTCATTTCTCTCATGGATCTCGCGGGCTCCATAGAGGTTGTCGTATTTCCAAACACGCTTAAATCATACGGTCATCTCCTTGAAGAAGACCGGGGCATCGCATTGAAAGGTAAAATATCCCACCGGAACGGCGAAGTAAGCATCATCGCCGACGGCATCAAGCCCATAGAACCTGCGGCATAA